The genomic region GTCGCTTCAGCACCGACCAGGCTGGCTACGCCGCCATGTGTGCCTACGCCAAGACGTGGCCGAAGCGCCTGTGGGCGGTCGAAGGTGCCAACGGCGCGGGTCGTACGCTTGCCCAGCGTCTCCTCGAAGCCGGCGAGCATGTCGTCGACGTGCCCGCGAAGCTTGCTGCCCGTGTCCGGCTCTTCGACACCGGCCACAACCGCAAGACCGACGCCCACGACGCACACGCGGTCGCGGTCGTGGCCGTGCGCCCGACGAACCTGCGGGTGCTCAAGGTCGACGGCGAGCTCGAGGCGATGCGGATGCTGGCCGATCGCCGCGAAGCCCTTACCCGGCGTCGTGTTCAGACCGTGTGCCGACTGCAGGCGCTGCTCGCAGAACTCCTGCCTGGCCAGGCCAAACGCGACATCACCACTGGTCAGGCCAAGGCGATGCTGGCCACCGTTCGCCCGCGCGACATCGCCGGGAAGACCCGTCGACGCATCGCTGCCGAAGAGCTGGCCGAGTTGATCGCGGTGGAGGCGAAGATCAAGAAGGCCACTGCCGAGTTGAAGGCGATGGTCCTGGCGCGGGAGTCACGGCTGATGGACATCCACGGTGTCGGTGCTGTGGTCGCGGCCAGGATCCTCGCCGATGTCGGCGACGTCGCCAGGTTCGCCGACCGCAATCGGTTCGCGTCCTGGACCGGTACCGCGCCGCTGGACGCCTCGTCTGGTGAGCAGAACCGGCACCGTCTCTCCCGCGCCGGGAATCGTCGGGTCAACCACATGATTCACATCGCCGCGGTCACCCAACTCCGGCTCGACACCGAAGGACGCGCCTACTACCGGCGCAAACGCGCCGACGGCAAGAAGCCTCAGGAAGCACTCCGCTGCCTCAAGCGACGCATCTCAGATGCCATCTACCGGCAACTCGTCACCGACGCTGTTCGAGCCGAAGGTGCGGACCCGGGAGGGCACTGCGGGGCGTCTCAAGAATCCAGCGCGGTCGACCTACCCCCGCACATCGACACTTCGGATCAGCCACTCCCGGACCCGCAGACCCGACGCTACGCCGCACTACCCGGCACGCGGAAGAGCCAACCGGTCGGAACCCTCGCCAGCACCGGTTGACAACAGAGGGGAGCCGGAATGGCCGTGGGCGTCGATCGCCACAGTCGACCACAGGCTTCTCAGCACGCCTGAGGGAACGGCCGAAGCATGTCGCGTGCCGCCCGCCCAGGCAACGCCGTCGACAGTCTGTCTTCAGTGGATGGTCTTGCCTCGCCGCCCGGTGGATCGGCGCGCTCCCAGGAGGCGGCACCTGCTGCGCCGACTCGACTGCCGATTGGTCCCACCGCCCATTAGAACGCGTCGCCGCGTCCGGGGCTGTTCGAACTGACCGAAGCAACCCACTCGTGTGAGTAGGTAACTCTCCGGCGCTCCTTTCATCTCGCGCCGCGGGAGCGATGCAGGGAGGGAGCCTCGGGACGTCGACTCTGCGATTCCGCTGATCGCGGAGCGCATGAGCGTCAGCGCTGCGAAGGTCTAGCTCGCCCGTGAGGGGGTGTGCGCGTTGTGTCGATGCCACGCAGTGAGCGACGCGGGCAAGCACGGCCGGAACTCAAAGCCCGACCTGCAGTTGAGGCATACTGTCCACGGGCCGGCGACAGAGCGCTGAATCACAGGGATGTTGTCCCGAGGTTAATCCCGACTGTAGTTCCGACCCCCCTTCACGAAGCCCTCGCGTCCCACTCCGGCGACCTGCCCCCACTTGTCGGAC from Nocardioides sp. dk884 harbors:
- a CDS encoding IS110 family transposase; protein product: MDHVVIGVDPHKLSATIEVVDQHEHLLGSGRFSTDQAGYAAMCAYAKTWPKRLWAVEGANGAGRTLAQRLLEAGEHVVDVPAKLAARVRLFDTGHNRKTDAHDAHAVAVVAVRPTNLRVLKVDGELEAMRMLADRREALTRRRVQTVCRLQALLAELLPGQAKRDITTGQAKAMLATVRPRDIAGKTRRRIAAEELAELIAVEAKIKKATAELKAMVLARESRLMDIHGVGAVVAARILADVGDVARFADRNRFASWTGTAPLDASSGEQNRHRLSRAGNRRVNHMIHIAAVTQLRLDTEGRAYYRRKRADGKKPQEALRCLKRRISDAIYRQLVTDAVRAEGADPGGHCGASQESSAVDLPPHIDTSDQPLPDPQTRRYAALPGTRKSQPVGTLASTG